Proteins found in one Thermodesulfobacteriota bacterium genomic segment:
- a CDS encoding alkaline phosphatase family protein, whose product MSVKLLIVGADGMSSRIVSRGRDRLPFLHKLKSRSQYGTLMSVTGNQPIPLTGPAWSSIYTGCQPQEHGIMEGGWLIEHKNFSDLKKVTFWEIIQEYQSVGMLTMPMTFPPAQINGWIVSGFPAPPNLTKCVHPSYILKHLNGNFKIDLADGVTPGQWRVNFDASGAIKLERDKLRHFKSIFDAYPTEVVAFGTTLLDRFGHIYSQYSSKIMSLIYLEFLGKKRPRVRKIINRFSDFFLDQTLALNTDLFQAYIALDQILEELFNYCKPESMILCADHGFDRYGTFGNCVHDLFGFYCYYGPNAIAGKKEDSVLNISRMVLNALRISPEELGKDIKREKYSPDEAERAEIENQLRTLGYI is encoded by the coding sequence ATGAGTGTGAAGTTATTAATAGTCGGTGCGGATGGAATGTCCTCCCGGATTGTATCAAGGGGACGCGATAGATTGCCTTTTCTCCACAAGCTCAAAAGCCGGTCCCAATATGGGACTCTCATGTCGGTCACGGGTAACCAGCCCATACCACTGACAGGACCAGCCTGGTCAAGTATTTACACGGGATGTCAACCTCAGGAACATGGAATTATGGAGGGCGGTTGGCTCATTGAACACAAGAATTTTTCTGACTTAAAGAAAGTAACCTTTTGGGAAATTATACAGGAATACCAAAGTGTGGGCATGCTTACGATGCCCATGACCTTTCCTCCGGCACAAATTAATGGATGGATAGTAAGCGGTTTTCCAGCACCACCGAACCTAACAAAGTGCGTTCATCCGTCGTATATACTGAAACATTTAAACGGTAACTTTAAGATAGATCTTGCCGACGGTGTGACGCCGGGACAGTGGCGTGTAAATTTTGACGCTTCAGGCGCCATCAAATTAGAAAGAGACAAGTTGAGACATTTTAAATCAATATTTGATGCCTATCCTACGGAGGTGGTTGCTTTTGGGACCACATTACTGGATAGGTTCGGGCATATATACTCGCAGTATTCTTCAAAAATTATGTCACTGATTTATCTTGAGTTTTTAGGTAAAAAGCGGCCGAGGGTAAGAAAGATTATAAATCGCTTTTCAGATTTTTTTCTCGATCAAACTTTGGCTTTGAATACCGATCTGTTTCAGGCTTACATTGCATTAGACCAAATTTTGGAAGAACTTTTCAACTATTGCAAGCCTGAATCCATGATCTTGTGCGCGGATCATGGGTTTGATAGGTACGGGACCTTTGGAAATTGTGTCCATGACCTATTTGGTTTCTATTGCTATTACGGCCCCAATGCGATAGCCGGGAAAAAGGAAGATTCTGTTTTAAATATTTCCAGAATGGTTTTGAATGCCTTGCGCATATCGCCTGAAGAGTTAGGTAAGGATATTAAAAGGGAAAAGTATTCTCCAGATGAAGCGGAACGAGCGGAGATTGAAAACCAGTTAAGAACATTAGGATATATATAA